The following proteins are co-located in the Labrys monachus genome:
- a CDS encoding ABC transporter ATP-binding protein, which translates to MPSAAQGSVLSLENIDKTYGRSAKPALDRVSFDVAPGEFFSILGPSGSGKTTILRTIAGFEQPDFGRVVMAGEVVTHIPPNRRDVRTVFQSYALFPHMTVAENVQYPLRMQRMARAERTARAGDALELVAMGGFASRLPHELSGGQRQRVALARAIVSRPKIVLLDEPLGALDLRLRQQMQHTLVALQKELRMAFVYVTHDQGEALSMSDRVLVMQEGRIAQIGKPQDLYFAPKSEFVARFVGNSNMLPMRFASDGRSCVANIGGVNFPELTGNDPRAAIIAVRYDDVAVSEAGSMPGPAPVLKGVVENVLFLGTNFEVNVRCGDLRIMSSIPATQTARLVSGQSVDVSFDLSRAQVFHV; encoded by the coding sequence ATGCCATCTGCGGCGCAAGGAAGCGTACTTTCCCTCGAAAACATCGACAAGACCTATGGCCGCTCGGCCAAGCCGGCGCTGGATCGGGTATCCTTCGACGTTGCGCCGGGAGAGTTCTTCTCGATTCTAGGTCCGAGCGGCTCGGGAAAGACGACCATCCTCAGGACCATCGCCGGCTTCGAACAGCCCGACTTCGGCCGCGTGGTCATGGCCGGGGAAGTGGTGACCCACATCCCGCCGAACCGGCGGGATGTCAGGACCGTGTTTCAAAGCTATGCCCTCTTCCCCCACATGACCGTGGCGGAAAACGTGCAATATCCCCTGCGCATGCAGCGGATGGCCCGGGCGGAGCGCACTGCCCGGGCGGGCGACGCCCTGGAACTCGTGGCGATGGGCGGCTTTGCGAGCCGCCTGCCGCACGAGCTTTCCGGCGGGCAGCGCCAGCGTGTCGCGCTGGCGCGCGCCATCGTCTCGCGCCCGAAGATCGTCTTGCTCGACGAGCCGCTCGGCGCGCTGGACCTGCGCCTGCGCCAGCAGATGCAGCACACGCTCGTCGCCCTGCAGAAGGAACTGCGGATGGCGTTCGTCTATGTGACGCACGACCAGGGCGAAGCGCTGTCCATGTCGGACCGCGTGCTCGTCATGCAGGAGGGCCGGATTGCGCAGATCGGCAAGCCGCAGGACCTCTACTTCGCCCCGAAATCGGAATTCGTCGCCAGGTTCGTCGGCAATTCCAACATGCTGCCGATGCGCTTCGCCTCCGATGGCCGGTCCTGCGTGGCGAATATCGGCGGGGTGAATTTCCCCGAACTGACCGGGAACGATCCGCGAGCCGCCATCATCGCCGTGCGCTACGACGATGTCGCCGTGAGCGAGGCGGGCTCGATGCCCGGCCCGGCCCCCGTCCTCAAGGGCGTGGTCGAGAACGTCCTGTTCCTGGGCACGAATTTCGAAGTCAACGTCAGGTGCGGCGATCTGCGCATCATGTCCAGCATCCCGGCCACCCAGACGGCGCGGCTGGTGAGCGGGCAGTCCGTGGATGTCTCGTTCGATCTCAGCCGCGCGCAGGTCTTTCATGTCTGA
- a CDS encoding extracellular solute-binding protein codes for MTNAILSGPVGRRGVLKTGVAAAATMLFAPHYIRPAQAAETITLLTWETYHDDDWIAEWGKANNTEVRAVRIGSEDELFSQAFSGAVQADILYIETGSLPRFKNAGLIKAIDPSAVANIKNISPALDWKKYTNVGGEIMGIPYNWGTQPLMFNADIVKKTDTWSVLWDKTYAGQVNMFDDCTMTFPMIALYVGAKDPFNLTEAEFSACAEALRALRQQIRVIARGFDDATTLYAAGDAVLGYCQNVAVVSSLQAKGKNFKYSLPKEGTPTWIDCHSISARGDRPIVYKFINDNEAADWQSRFITKSTNNGILTADVATKAGVSEATLKLTNIVDSQAPDFWDRMVVFQKPEDLDRRLQLWNDFKSGTL; via the coding sequence ATGACCAACGCTATTCTCTCTGGGCCCGTCGGCCGGCGAGGCGTTCTGAAGACGGGGGTGGCCGCTGCTGCGACGATGCTGTTCGCGCCCCATTACATCCGCCCGGCCCAGGCCGCGGAGACCATTACCCTGCTGACCTGGGAGACCTATCACGACGACGACTGGATCGCCGAATGGGGCAAGGCCAACAACACGGAAGTGCGCGCCGTCCGCATCGGTTCGGAGGACGAGCTCTTCTCGCAGGCTTTTTCCGGCGCCGTCCAGGCCGACATTCTCTATATCGAGACCGGCTCCCTGCCGCGCTTCAAGAATGCCGGCCTGATCAAGGCGATCGACCCCTCGGCGGTCGCCAACATCAAGAACATCAGTCCGGCGCTCGACTGGAAGAAATATACCAATGTCGGCGGAGAGATCATGGGCATTCCCTATAATTGGGGAACCCAGCCGCTGATGTTCAACGCCGACATCGTCAAGAAGACGGACACCTGGTCGGTGCTGTGGGACAAGACCTATGCCGGCCAGGTCAACATGTTCGACGATTGCACCATGACGTTCCCGATGATCGCCCTCTACGTCGGCGCGAAGGATCCCTTCAACCTGACCGAAGCGGAGTTTTCCGCCTGCGCCGAGGCGCTGCGGGCCCTGCGCCAGCAGATCCGTGTCATCGCCCGCGGTTTCGACGATGCGACCACGCTCTATGCCGCCGGCGACGCGGTGCTGGGCTATTGCCAGAACGTCGCCGTCGTCAGCTCGCTGCAGGCCAAGGGCAAGAACTTCAAATATTCCCTCCCGAAGGAGGGGACGCCGACATGGATCGATTGCCACTCGATCTCGGCCCGAGGCGATCGCCCCATCGTCTACAAGTTCATCAACGACAACGAAGCCGCCGATTGGCAGTCACGGTTCATCACCAAATCGACCAATAACGGCATTCTCACGGCCGACGTGGCCACCAAGGCCGGCGTCTCCGAGGCCACGCTCAAGCTGACGAATATCGTCGACTCGCAAGCGCCGGATTTCTGGGACCGCATGGTCGTCTTCCAGAAGCCGGAGGATCTCGATCGCCGCCTTCAGCTCTGGAACGACTTCAAATCCGGTACTCTGTGA
- a CDS encoding NAD(P)/FAD-dependent oxidoreductase, producing the protein MMENIENRGGTPGRVVVIGGGVIGVCAASWLLQDGYSVVIVEPGKIAGGSSYGNAGCFNPSSVVPMSMPGTLLKVPGWLLDPLGPLSIRWPYVPSIAPWLVRFLRAGTLKNVTAQAEALGNLLRDSVGVYKPLVANAGAQSLVRQDGHLVVYPTRADFEADALAWKLRRDNGIAYTVLENDALWQQEPALSHAYGVGVFLPENGHTVNPGRFVTTLAQAFLRDGGEIVEARATGFELDGARLTGVRTSTGTIACDAAVVATGAHSKAFTRELGDHIPLDTERGYHVVIPGSPVTPRIPVMDTSGKFVATPMEEGLRIAGTVEFAGLAAKADWKRAHKLLTLAHRLFPGLAGRDPGMETPVWMGFRPSMPDSLPVIGRSRRSRDVIYAFGHGHVGMAGGAQTGLLVSDLVSGRMPRIPIEPFSPQRFGRG; encoded by the coding sequence ATGATGGAAAACATTGAAAACCGCGGCGGCACGCCCGGGCGGGTGGTGGTGATCGGCGGCGGCGTCATCGGGGTTTGCGCGGCGAGCTGGCTGCTGCAGGACGGATATTCGGTCGTCATCGTCGAGCCCGGAAAGATCGCCGGCGGCTCGTCCTATGGCAATGCCGGCTGCTTCAATCCCTCCTCGGTGGTGCCGATGTCTATGCCCGGCACGCTCCTCAAGGTTCCCGGCTGGCTGCTCGATCCTCTCGGACCGCTCTCGATCCGCTGGCCCTATGTGCCCTCGATCGCGCCGTGGCTCGTCCGCTTTCTGCGCGCCGGCACGCTGAAGAACGTCACGGCGCAGGCCGAGGCGCTGGGCAACCTGCTTCGCGATTCCGTCGGCGTCTACAAGCCGCTCGTCGCGAATGCGGGGGCCCAGTCGCTGGTGCGGCAGGACGGCCACCTGGTCGTCTATCCGACGCGCGCCGATTTCGAGGCGGATGCCTTGGCCTGGAAACTGCGCAGGGACAACGGCATCGCCTATACGGTGCTGGAGAACGATGCGCTCTGGCAGCAGGAACCCGCGCTCTCGCATGCATATGGCGTCGGGGTCTTCCTTCCGGAAAATGGGCACACCGTCAATCCCGGTCGTTTCGTCACGACGCTCGCGCAAGCCTTCCTGCGCGATGGCGGCGAAATCGTCGAAGCGAGGGCGACCGGGTTCGAGCTCGACGGCGCCCGGCTCACCGGCGTGCGCACGTCAACCGGAACCATCGCCTGCGATGCAGCCGTCGTCGCGACCGGCGCCCACTCCAAGGCCTTCACGCGCGAGCTCGGCGACCACATCCCCCTCGATACGGAGCGGGGATACCATGTCGTCATCCCCGGCTCTCCGGTCACGCCCCGCATTCCCGTGATGGACACCTCCGGCAAGTTCGTCGCCACGCCGATGGAGGAGGGCCTGCGTATCGCCGGGACGGTGGAGTTCGCCGGGCTGGCGGCCAAGGCCGACTGGAAGCGGGCGCACAAGCTGCTGACGCTGGCGCATCGCTTGTTTCCCGGCCTTGCGGGGCGCGATCCCGGGATGGAAACACCGGTATGGATGGGCTTTCGGCCGAGCATGCCGGACTCGCTTCCCGTCATCGGGCGGTCGCGCCGCAGCCGCGACGTCATCTACGCCTTCGGTCACGGACATGTCGGCATGGCGGGCGGCGCGCAGACCGGATTGCTGGTGTCGGATCTCGTCAGCGGGCGCATGCCGCGCATCCCGATCGAACCGTTCTCGCCGCAGCGCTTCGGGAGGGGATGA
- a CDS encoding flavin reductase family protein: MAHPEMFKQGMRRLAAGVSIVTTIEDGQPHGFAATSVTSVSADPAPLLLVCVSKTVSCHDTMLRAGRFCVNVLGDGDIDMARLFSSSEHRHRRFELCDWKTLATGAPALTNALAIFDCSIHHAMEVQTHTVFFGKVEDIEIQDGHVRPLVYVNGRFDALQSAFPAPARV; this comes from the coding sequence GTGGCCCATCCAGAGATGTTCAAGCAGGGCATGCGGCGGCTCGCCGCCGGCGTGTCGATCGTCACCACCATCGAAGACGGCCAGCCGCACGGATTTGCCGCGACGTCGGTCACGTCGGTCTCCGCCGATCCCGCGCCTTTGCTGCTCGTATGCGTCAGCAAGACGGTCTCCTGCCACGACACCATGCTGCGCGCGGGCAGGTTCTGCGTGAACGTGCTCGGCGACGGGGATATCGACATGGCCAGGCTCTTCAGTTCATCCGAGCACAGGCACCGGCGTTTCGAGCTTTGCGATTGGAAGACCCTTGCGACGGGGGCGCCTGCGTTGACCAATGCCCTCGCGATTTTCGATTGCAGCATCCATCACGCGATGGAAGTCCAGACGCATACGGTGTTCTTCGGCAAGGTCGAGGACATCGAGATCCAGGACGGCCATGTCCGCCCGCTCGTCTATGTCAACGGCCGGTTCGACGCGCTGCAGTCGGCCTTTCCGGCACCGGCGAGAGTTTGA
- a CDS encoding sigma-54-dependent Fis family transcriptional regulator: protein MVLRRNEHDGSALRASPEVVLSNSAAVDLVNLGGSWRRCQERYRFDRGGKPYVTALSAREIGEQREPFNGNLVTIQNELEFVHSTLQAASFCASFSDMAGIILHYQADKSADPYLEIERPGAIWAEGVAGTNGVGTCVVERRPTMVIGRDHFFREYASLSCIAAPVLSAETEMIGVLNVTTANPDVTTETFSLVANIAIRTAERLSNQLFLDRFRQNTILKIGNGDRTILLALDGDQRIVGANRGARDCFGWRGDARPERDLWSIFERDKGVIDGFASADHLKGLRRLDNHLTCDATILHRERKAPGHPAAKPPSPLPKPEKRLSVARPRAEALTIEKCLGPDPKMQAQARLLRRVAGSSLPILLLGETGVGKDTLAKVLHSQGERRDKPFVAFNCAAVPESLIDSELFGYGVGAFTGAKREGNIGRLQQADGGTLFLDEIGDMPLSLQTRLLRVLESGEISPLGSAKLEHINVDVIAATNNDVGKAVAEGRFRQDLYYRLAGVVVELQPLRERPDLVDIAHALLASEADAPPARLGDDAMAALVRHPWPGNVRELKFVLRRARHVCENGVITAQDLFLPSKLPPVSPTRTTDGAPDLDLSLQDAECKVIVKTLAVFGGDVNKAAQALNMSRATLYRKIRLHKLGSQKVIN from the coding sequence ATGGTCTTGCGACGAAATGAGCATGACGGGTCGGCCTTGCGGGCCTCGCCGGAAGTCGTTCTGTCGAATTCCGCTGCCGTCGATCTCGTCAATCTCGGCGGTTCCTGGAGGCGATGCCAGGAACGCTATCGGTTCGACAGGGGCGGAAAGCCCTATGTGACCGCGCTTTCGGCGCGAGAGATCGGCGAACAGCGCGAACCCTTCAACGGCAACCTCGTTACGATCCAGAACGAACTCGAATTCGTCCATTCCACGCTGCAGGCCGCAAGCTTCTGCGCCAGCTTCTCCGACATGGCCGGCATCATCCTTCATTATCAGGCGGATAAAAGCGCCGATCCCTATCTCGAAATCGAGCGGCCGGGAGCGATCTGGGCAGAAGGCGTGGCCGGGACGAACGGGGTCGGAACCTGCGTCGTCGAGAGGCGGCCGACGATGGTGATCGGACGCGACCATTTCTTCCGGGAATATGCGTCGCTGTCCTGCATAGCGGCGCCGGTGCTGTCCGCCGAGACCGAGATGATCGGCGTGCTCAACGTCACCACGGCCAACCCGGATGTCACCACCGAAACCTTCTCGCTGGTCGCCAACATCGCCATCCGCACCGCCGAACGCCTCAGCAATCAGCTCTTCCTCGATCGCTTCCGCCAGAACACCATCTTGAAGATCGGCAATGGCGACAGGACGATATTGCTCGCGCTCGACGGCGACCAGCGCATCGTCGGCGCCAATCGAGGCGCGCGGGATTGCTTCGGCTGGCGTGGAGACGCCCGGCCGGAACGCGATCTTTGGAGCATCTTCGAGCGCGACAAGGGGGTCATCGACGGTTTTGCATCGGCCGACCACCTCAAGGGCCTGCGCCGGCTCGACAATCACCTGACATGCGACGCCACGATTCTTCACCGGGAACGCAAGGCGCCGGGACATCCAGCGGCCAAGCCGCCCTCGCCCCTTCCAAAGCCGGAAAAGCGCCTATCGGTTGCGCGTCCTCGGGCGGAAGCGCTGACGATCGAGAAATGCCTCGGGCCCGATCCGAAAATGCAGGCGCAGGCCAGGCTCCTGCGCCGGGTCGCCGGCAGTTCGCTGCCGATCCTGCTGCTGGGCGAGACCGGCGTCGGCAAGGATACGCTGGCCAAAGTGCTCCATAGCCAGGGCGAACGGCGCGACAAGCCGTTCGTGGCCTTCAATTGCGCGGCCGTTCCCGAAAGCCTGATCGACAGCGAACTGTTCGGCTATGGCGTCGGCGCCTTCACCGGCGCCAAGCGCGAGGGCAATATCGGCCGTCTGCAACAGGCCGACGGCGGCACGCTGTTCCTGGACGAGATCGGCGATATGCCACTCTCGCTGCAGACCCGCTTGCTGCGTGTGCTGGAATCGGGGGAGATCAGCCCCCTCGGTTCGGCCAAGCTCGAGCATATCAACGTCGACGTCATCGCAGCGACCAACAACGATGTCGGGAAGGCGGTCGCCGAAGGCCGCTTCCGCCAGGATCTCTATTACAGGCTCGCCGGCGTCGTGGTCGAACTGCAGCCTCTCAGGGAACGGCCGGACCTTGTGGATATCGCCCATGCGCTGCTCGCAAGCGAGGCCGATGCGCCGCCCGCGCGCCTGGGCGACGATGCGATGGCGGCGCTGGTCCGCCATCCCTGGCCCGGCAATGTGCGCGAACTGAAATTCGTGCTGCGCCGCGCCCGGCATGTCTGCGAGAACGGTGTGATCACGGCGCAGGATCTGTTCCTGCCTTCGAAACTCCCGCCGGTTTCCCCGACGAGGACGACGGATGGCGCGCCCGACCTGGATTTGTCGCTGCAGGACGCCGAATGCAAGGTCATCGTCAAGACGCTGGCCGTCTTCGGCGGGGACGTCAACAAGGCGGCGCAGGCCCTCAACATGAGCCGGGCCACGCTCTACCGCAAGATCCGCCTGCACAAGCTCGGCTCGCAGAAGGTCATCAACTGA
- a CDS encoding NmrA family NAD(P)-binding protein: protein MFLVTGITGKVGGATAEHLLAHGKDIRALVRNREKAAYWADQGVELVDGDWNDAAAIERALNGVEGAFVMLPAVWAPSPDYREAKGVIANYAEALTKAPPPRVVALSSMGANRTGGLGMITALALLEQGFRDLTSPLAFVRAGGFFENFLYGLQVAQGGTLPVYYDPTNRKSTMVATNDIGAEVATLLAGPAWSGQRVIELGSMVSADDVAAQLGEVLNRDVKAFAVPRAGWAEAFEQFGVPKGRTAPAEEMFEAVNAGWMDLGVEGTEHVTGTTSARDVFAAARKTVTA, encoded by the coding sequence ATGTTTTTGGTAACGGGAATCACCGGAAAAGTCGGCGGCGCGACGGCCGAACATCTGCTGGCGCACGGCAAGGACATCCGCGCGCTCGTCCGCAATCGCGAGAAGGCGGCTTATTGGGCGGACCAGGGCGTGGAACTGGTGGACGGCGACTGGAATGATGCGGCCGCCATCGAGCGAGCGCTCAACGGCGTCGAAGGCGCGTTCGTCATGTTGCCGGCGGTCTGGGCGCCCTCGCCCGATTACAGGGAAGCCAAGGGCGTGATCGCGAACTATGCCGAGGCGCTCACCAAGGCTCCGCCGCCGCGCGTGGTTGCGCTGTCGTCAATGGGGGCGAACAGGACCGGCGGGCTCGGGATGATCACGGCACTGGCGCTGCTGGAGCAAGGTTTTCGCGATCTGACATCGCCACTCGCATTTGTGCGCGCCGGCGGATTTTTCGAAAACTTCCTCTACGGCCTGCAGGTTGCTCAGGGCGGAACGCTACCGGTCTACTATGATCCGACAAACCGGAAATCGACGATGGTCGCGACCAACGACATCGGTGCGGAAGTCGCCACGCTTCTGGCCGGGCCGGCCTGGTCAGGACAGCGCGTCATTGAGCTTGGCTCGATGGTCAGCGCGGATGACGTCGCGGCGCAATTGGGTGAAGTCCTGAATCGCGACGTAAAGGCCTTTGCCGTCCCGCGTGCAGGGTGGGCGGAAGCGTTCGAACAATTCGGCGTCCCGAAGGGCCGCACCGCGCCTGCCGAAGAAATGTTTGAGGCGGTGAACGCGGGATGGATGGACCTCGGGGTTGAGGGGACGGAGCACGTAACGGGGACGACGTCCGCACGCGACGTCTTCGCGGCTGCACGGAAGACCGTGACGGCGTGA
- a CDS encoding DoxX family protein: MSETMNLHRAPETMTLHRALWAGRIMSAFVVIVLAADGAIQLFAPARIASMLQETGFAMDLTRVVGPIVLACAILYAIPATAVLGAVLVTGFLGGAICAHVRIGDLGSPPEVISLLLGAMTWGGLYLRDPRIRVLLPLIH, from the coding sequence ATGTCCGAAACCATGAACCTCCATCGGGCGCCTGAAACGATGACCTTGCATCGCGCCCTGTGGGCCGGCCGGATCATGAGTGCGTTTGTCGTTATCGTTCTGGCGGCAGACGGCGCCATTCAGCTTTTCGCGCCGGCACGGATCGCGAGCATGTTGCAGGAAACCGGGTTCGCGATGGACCTGACGCGTGTCGTGGGTCCGATCGTCCTCGCCTGCGCCATCCTTTACGCCATCCCGGCCACCGCCGTCCTCGGCGCGGTCCTGGTGACTGGCTTTCTGGGAGGCGCCATCTGCGCCCATGTCCGCATCGGTGACTTGGGGTCGCCGCCGGAAGTCATTTCGCTGCTTCTGGGCGCGATGACATGGGGCGGCCTTTACCTGCGCGATCCCCGTATCCGGGTCCTGCTGCCGCTCATTCATTGA
- a CDS encoding LysR family transcriptional regulator translates to MQNLEPIRIFLTVAEMGSFTRAADSLGIQKGRASTAVRKLEEVVGVRLLHRTTRSVQLTEDGRAFHARSRGLLAEVDDLHSMFAGDHVALRGRLRVDLPTEVARTTVVPALPDFMAAHPELELELSSTDRQVDLVQEGFDCVLRLGSIGDETLIARPLGKLRMVNAASPSYLAHYGVPRSLEDLQRQGHRTIHFSTTLGARPYGWEYPDGDRYATLPLPGALHVNSAQTYDAAALAGLGLIQAPLLGIGQYLESGALVEIIPGLRRRAIPVSLVVAHRSNLSRRVRAFMKWIEDVLTPYLE, encoded by the coding sequence ATGCAGAATCTCGAACCCATCCGGATTTTTCTAACGGTCGCGGAAATGGGGAGCTTCACCCGCGCGGCCGATAGCCTGGGCATCCAAAAGGGAAGGGCCTCAACGGCGGTCCGGAAGCTGGAGGAAGTCGTCGGTGTCAGACTCCTGCACCGGACGACGCGCAGCGTGCAGTTGACGGAGGACGGACGCGCATTTCATGCTCGCTCTCGCGGTCTGCTTGCTGAAGTCGATGACCTGCACTCGATGTTCGCAGGCGATCACGTGGCACTTCGCGGGCGTTTGCGGGTAGATCTTCCGACCGAAGTGGCGCGCACAACGGTCGTGCCAGCCTTGCCGGATTTCATGGCGGCTCACCCCGAGTTGGAACTGGAGCTGTCGAGTACGGATCGGCAAGTCGATCTGGTTCAAGAGGGGTTCGACTGCGTATTGCGGCTTGGATCCATAGGGGACGAGACGCTGATCGCCCGCCCACTGGGCAAGTTGCGCATGGTCAACGCCGCCAGCCCTAGCTATCTGGCGCACTATGGCGTCCCTCGTTCGCTGGAAGATCTTCAACGTCAGGGACATCGGACAATTCATTTTTCGACGACGCTGGGCGCAAGACCCTATGGATGGGAATATCCGGACGGCGACCGATACGCGACGCTTCCATTGCCAGGTGCGCTACACGTCAACAGCGCGCAGACCTACGATGCCGCTGCCCTCGCCGGCCTTGGCCTGATTCAGGCGCCACTCTTGGGGATCGGCCAATACTTGGAGAGTGGAGCGCTGGTTGAGATCATACCCGGCCTTCGTCGCCGAGCGATCCCCGTGTCCCTTGTCGTAGCGCATCGGAGCAATCTGTCGCGCCGGGTCCGCGCGTTCATGAAATGGATCGAAGATGTGCTGACGCCGTATCTGGAATAG
- a CDS encoding LLM class flavin-dependent oxidoreductase: MKLSFFMMPMHNLNRDYHTTLQEDIEAVKLADVLGYEEFFMGEHYTCEIEQVSSPMMFLAYIAEQTKTIKLGTGVLPLPLYHPVMAASHIALLDHLTKGRLILGVGTGALGSDFEAFGMSGANRPEMMLDSLDIILKIWSSNAPYDIKGKHWTVQLKDNVWPDLGVGALPKTYQLPHPPLALSVSSPNSHSIRVAAQRDMMPISANFVAAWVVKTHWETYVDEMTKLGKTPDGSKWRVARSIFVADTDEAAEAYVKTPGGAFDWYYDYMFRVYVRLGAPGLLAPHRDTPPEAITHEMVRDNFVICGSPKTVAEKILKLREEVGPFGTLMLTAHDWTDKAVMRKSMELMAKTVMPMVNAALGEDQLQMTA, encoded by the coding sequence ATGAAACTCTCCTTCTTTATGATGCCGATGCACAATCTGAATCGCGATTACCACACGACGCTTCAGGAAGACATCGAAGCGGTGAAGCTCGCCGATGTGCTCGGATACGAGGAATTCTTCATGGGTGAGCACTATACCTGCGAAATAGAGCAGGTTTCCTCGCCGATGATGTTCCTGGCCTACATCGCCGAGCAGACAAAGACCATCAAGCTGGGCACCGGCGTCCTGCCCTTGCCGCTCTATCACCCGGTGATGGCCGCCTCCCACATCGCCCTGCTCGACCACCTGACCAAGGGCCGGCTCATTCTCGGCGTCGGCACCGGGGCCCTCGGATCGGATTTCGAAGCCTTCGGCATGAGCGGCGCGAACCGGCCCGAGATGATGCTGGATTCACTCGACATCATCCTGAAGATCTGGTCGTCGAACGCGCCCTACGACATCAAGGGCAAGCACTGGACCGTACAGCTCAAGGACAATGTCTGGCCGGATCTCGGGGTCGGCGCGCTGCCGAAGACCTATCAATTGCCGCATCCGCCCCTCGCCCTTTCGGTCAGCAGTCCCAACTCCCATTCGATCCGCGTCGCCGCCCAGCGTGACATGATGCCGATCTCGGCCAATTTCGTGGCAGCCTGGGTCGTCAAGACCCATTGGGAAACCTATGTCGACGAGATGACGAAGCTCGGAAAGACACCCGACGGCAGCAAGTGGCGCGTCGCCCGCAGCATCTTCGTCGCCGATACCGACGAAGCGGCCGAGGCCTATGTCAAAACGCCCGGCGGTGCCTTTGACTGGTATTACGACTACATGTTCCGGGTCTATGTGCGCCTCGGAGCGCCCGGCCTGCTCGCGCCGCATCGCGACACGCCGCCGGAAGCCATCACCCATGAGATGGTGCGCGACAATTTCGTCATCTGCGGCAGCCCGAAGACGGTGGCCGAAAAGATCCTGAAGCTGCGGGAGGAGGTCGGCCCCTTCGGGACCCTGATGCTGACGGCCCATGACTGGACGGACAAGGCCGTCATGCGCAAATCGATGGAGCTGATGGCCAAGACCGTGATGCCCATGGTCAATGCGGCTTTGGGCGAAGACCAGCTGCAGATGACGGCCTGA
- a CDS encoding D-arabinono-1,4-lactone oxidase, protein MTAGQDDILAPGRLWWNWFGEQNFVPRYLAQPRTENDVRQAVLEARKLGLPVRASGRGHSNPPIVATPGVHIDLSRFGDVLSVDEEKRQVTVQPGITVGDLSRFLRQKNMSLNNQGDIDTQSIGGAIATGTHGAGITLPCLAAQMISARIVTADGTFLDLSPEKDGALFKAFRSSLGLFGTMVSLTLQAVPSYNIHKRSWNTDTEDCLAGLHQRLRDNRTFWFFWLPHPTSADLFVLPDGLPSTATRASDICHMRTYNAVPVEDPAPVLGPSEEFGHSSVIFPNIYEPNFREMEYTVPFADFEETFGEIRRLFIDKYPGAAFPVESRPVKADDSLLSPFAERDGYAIGVSGPPVPATWELLRDVDAIFDRHAGRPHWGKHHFMTPARLERLFPRYDAFKKLRREIDPDGVFLNDHLRGLFA, encoded by the coding sequence ATGACCGCAGGTCAGGACGACATCCTCGCGCCGGGCAGGCTGTGGTGGAACTGGTTCGGGGAACAGAATTTCGTACCCCGCTATCTCGCGCAGCCCCGCACCGAGAACGACGTCCGGCAGGCTGTGCTCGAGGCGCGGAAGCTCGGACTGCCGGTCCGGGCGTCGGGCCGCGGGCATTCCAATCCGCCGATCGTCGCCACACCCGGCGTCCATATCGATCTCAGCCGCTTTGGGGACGTGCTCTCGGTCGACGAGGAAAAACGCCAGGTCACCGTGCAGCCCGGCATCACGGTCGGCGATCTCAGTCGGTTCCTGCGTCAAAAGAACATGTCGCTCAACAATCAGGGCGACATCGACACCCAGTCGATCGGCGGCGCGATCGCGACCGGAACCCATGGCGCCGGCATCACGCTGCCCTGTCTTGCAGCGCAGATGATCAGCGCCCGCATCGTCACCGCCGACGGCACCTTCCTCGATCTCTCGCCGGAAAAGGACGGCGCGCTCTTCAAGGCCTTCCGCTCCTCGCTCGGCCTGTTCGGCACCATGGTATCGCTCACGCTGCAGGCCGTGCCCTCCTACAATATCCACAAGCGGTCCTGGAACACCGATACCGAGGACTGCCTGGCGGGGCTTCACCAACGCCTGCGGGACAACCGCACGTTCTGGTTCTTCTGGCTGCCGCACCCGACCTCGGCAGACCTCTTCGTGCTGCCCGACGGCCTGCCGAGCACGGCCACGCGCGCCAGCGACATCTGCCACATGCGGACCTACAACGCCGTGCCTGTCGAGGATCCCGCACCGGTCCTCGGCCCAAGCGAGGAATTCGGCCACAGCTCGGTCATCTTCCCCAACATCTATGAGCCGAACTTCCGCGAGATGGAATATACGGTCCCCTTCGCCGATTTCGAGGAAACGTTCGGCGAGATCCGGCGTCTCTTCATCGACAAATATCCCGGTGCCGCCTTCCCGGTGGAAAGCCGGCCGGTGAAGGCGGACGATTCCCTCCTGAGCCCGTTTGCCGAGCGCGACGGCTATGCGATCGGCGTATCCGGGCCGCCGGTGCCCGCGACCTGGGAACTGCTCCGCGACGTCGATGCGATCTTCGACCGGCATGCCGGCAGGCCCCATTGGGGCAAGCATCATTTCATGACCCCCGCGCGGCTCGAACGGCTCTTTCCCCGCTACGACGCCTTCAAGAAGCTTCGCCGTGAGATCGATCCCGACGGCGTCTTTCTGAACGACCATCTGCGCGGCCTCTTCGCCTGA